CTGTTAATTGTTTTTATAAAAGTTGATTTTCCACAACCAGAAGGACCTATAATTGCAGTAACTTTATTTTTTTCAATATCAAAACTTACATTTTTCAATACATGTAGATTTGAATATCTAACATTTAGATTTTTTATAACTATTTTTACCATTTTTTCTTTCCTCTTGTTTTAATTCTTAAAAAAATTGCAATAGAATTCATTCCTAAAACCAGAAATAAGAGTACTAAAGCAGTTCCATAAGCAATTGGAACTTGAAATTCTGGCTGTGTTCCTTCTGTCATTAAACCATAAATATGATACGGTAATGCTTGAACTTCATCAAATATAGATTTAGGTAATTTATTTATATAAAAAGTAACTGCTGTAAACAAAATAGGGGCTGTTTCTCCTGCTGCTCTACCAATTGATAAAATAGCACCTGTTAAAATTCCACTTATTGAATTAGGTAAAACAATATTTTTAATTGTTTGCCATTTTCTTGCTCCCAGTGAAAAAGATGCTTCTCTGAAACTTTGAGGAACTGATTTTAATGCTTCCTCTGTTGACATTATAATTGTAGGTAATGTTAATATCCCTAATGTTAAACCACCCGATAAAATAGAAACACCAAACTTAAAAAGTTTAACAAATACAGCAAAACCAAAAAGTCCAAAAATAATAGAAGGAACTCCTGCTAAATTATTTATCCCAATTTTAATAATTCTGACAAGATAATTATCTCTGGCATATTCTGATAAATATATACCTGCTCCAATACCTAAAATTAAGGAAAATATAATTGAAACACCTACTAAATAAATTGTTCCTAAAATTGCGGGGAAAATTCCTCCTTTTGTCATTCCTTCTTTTGGCATACTAAAAAGAAACTCTAAATTTATTACCTTAAAACCTCTTATAAAGATAAAGAAAAAAATTAAAAAGAAAAAAATTAAAATTAAAATATTACAAATTCTAAATACCCAGAACCATAAATTTTGTTTTAATTTTTTCATCTTACTCTCTTTTTGAATCTTTCATATAAAAAATCAGATAATATGTTAAAAAATAAAGTAATTACAAAAAGAACAATACCAAGAGAAAACAGAGCATTGTAATGAATTCCTCCTAAAACTGCTTCTCCCATTTCAGCAGCAATTGTTGCTGTTAAAGGTCTAACTGGTTCTAAAAAAGAATGAGGGATAATTGCTGCTCCTCCTGCTACCATTAAAACAGTCATTGTCTCTCCAATTGCTCTTGATATTCCTAATATTATTGCAGTAATTATTCCTCCACTTGATGCAGGAAGAACTACTTTAAAAATTGTTTCTAATTTTGTTGCACCTAAGGCAAGTGATGCCTCTTTGTAATTATTTGGGACAGATGATATTGCATCATCTGCAATACTTGTAATAGTTGGAATAGCCATAATTCCTAAAATTATAGAAGCAGTTAAAGCACATAATCCAACAGGTAAGTCAAAAATTTTCTGGATAAATGGGGCTAAAATTACTACACCAAAAAAACCATAAACAACAGAAGGTATTCCTGCTAATAGTTCAATTATTGGTTTTATGATTTCTTTTGTCGTTCTACCAGCAATTTCAGAAAGATAAATAGACGCTCCTATTCCTAATGGAATTGCCAATATTAGCGCGCCTAAGGTTACCCATAAAGAACCTAAAATTAAAGGTAGTGCACCAAAACTTGGTGGTTCATAAGTTGGATACCACTCTTTTCCAAATAAAAAGTCCTTCAATGAAACATATTTAAATAGGGGTAATCCCTCTTTGAAAAGAACTACAACTATACCTAATAAGAAAAATAATGAAAGAAACGAAAGAAAAAATAAAATATATTTAATAAAATTTTCTTTTAATTTTGTCATTTTTATTCCTTATATTACCATAAATAAACCTGTTATATCAAATAAACACCCCCTCAAATTGAGGGGGTGTTTATAATAAAAAGGATATTCTTTATTCCAAAGGAACAAATCCTTCTTCTTTCACAATTTCCTGTCCTTTTTTTGACTTTACAAAATCAATGAAATTTTTAACCAGTCCCTTAGGTGTTCCATTTGTGTACATAAATAAAACTCTTGATATTGGATATGTTCCATTTAGAACTGTCTCTTTTGAAGGATAAATTCCATTCACTTTTACTGCTTTGACATCAGAACCCAAATAACCAAGTCCTACATATCCAATAGCACCTTCTGTTCTTTTAACAATATTTACAATTGCCTGATTTGATGCTTGCATAAGAGCATCTGGTTTTACTTTTTCATTCTTTAACACAATTTCATTAAAACACTCAAAAGTTCCTGAGGCAGTATCTCTTGAAACAACCACTATCTTCTGGTTTTCCCCACCTAATTCCTTCCAATTAGATATTTTTCCTGTGTAAATATCTTTAATTTGAGAAAGAGTTAAATCACTAATAGGATTAGATGGATTGACAATTACTGAAATTGCATCGTTAGCAATTACATTTGCTTTAGGGTCTATACCTTTTGATATTGCAGTTTTTAATTCCTCTTTTTTCATTGGTCTTGAGGAATTAGCAATATCACACACCTTATCAATCAAAGCAGAAATCCCTACTCCAGAACCACCACCTCTTACAGAAATACTTACTCCTGGATTTTCTTTAATAAATTCTTCTGCACATCTTTGGGCAACAGGAAAAACAGTAGTAGAACCCTGTAAAATTATACTTTTTTCCTGCGCGATAACAAAAGATGTTAGACATAATGTTAGAACCAGATATAAAAAAATTTTTTTCATTTTTCCTCCTTTTAAAAGTTCACTACATAATCAATTTGAAGTGTATTTACATCACCTCTGCCTACATAATTACCTTCACCGACAATATATGTTATACCTGCAGTGGAGTTATCATTTATTGCATACTTAACCCCAAATTTATGCCCTTTTGAACCAGTTCCACCGCCATTGAAATCAGAATCATTTAAGAAAGCAGGAACACAATCTCTCTCAATATCTCTGTAGTTATAGTCAAATTCCCATGTTCCTTTTTTCTTCGCTTTCCCAACTGTAAACCCAATTTCATAGCCAGTGTCTTTATCAAATTCACTTTCAGTGTTTTTTACATAATCAGCATAAAGTTTTACAGGTACACCCTGAATTTCAAAGGGATAAAACTCAAAAACAACATCAATTGGTTTATATTCAGCAATATAATTTCCACCTATTATTGTATTACCTGTACCTGCACTACCAGCACCTACAACACTTGCAGTTGTTCTTCCTTCAATTCCTTCTGTCATATAATAAGCAACTGCTATTTTAAAGTCCCTTGATGCAATTTTCCCTGAATATCCAACTTGAATACCTGTCATGTATGGGTCGCTTTCCCATCCACCATCTTCTTGTAATGGAAAAAATCCACCATTTATAAAAACACCAACAGGGAATTTTGTTTGAAAGGCAATACCTTCAGGAGTTATATCCCCATCCCATACAAGGTCTGTGTTAATAAAAGGATTTGAAAATTTTCCACCAAAAATTGATATATATTTATTAAAGGAATATTTTATATATGCTTTGTCAAGCCAGATGTTTTTTGATGAAAAGACATCTTCTAATGTCTGATTTGTTGATTTTTGGTCTGATGAACCAGTTGCAACTCTTACTCCTATCTCTGTATTCTCATTTGGCTTTGTTTCAAATCCATATCTCAGTCGTATTCTTCCTCTATGTCTATCAACAGGGTCTTTATCTTCCATTTCGTATCTTAATCTTGCATCTCCACTAAATTTCATTGTATCAAGCCATTTTGGAACTTCTCTTTCTTTTGCTTCTTCTTTTCTGACTTCTTCCTGTGTTTCTACAAGAATTGTCTGCGCTTCACCTGAAGTAAGGATTCCTTTTTCTACAAGTTTCTGTATAAGAAGGTCTACATCAGAAGCAAAGGAACTAACTAAAAAAGATAGGAAGCATACTATCCCTGCAAGTAGTACTTTTCTTTTCATTTTTCCTCCTTTTTTTGTTGTTTTTTCTAAACTTTTATTTTTATATTCATCTTTATCTAATAAACCTTCTTCTCTTGATGCCTTTTTATTTTTTTTCACCTCCTTTTTGGCATTTTTTTCAATAGAAGAAGATTTGAAGAGTTTTAAAAGCATATTTTTTATAATTTCTGGATATGTCCCGATTTTCCTTTTTGAAAGATATGAAATTGTTAATTTCAACAAAAAAGCCAGAAGTAAAATCAAAAAAAATAGAATAATTACATTTCTGCCCATTGTGGTCCTCCTTTAATCCCTATTTTCTTATCCTCTTTTTCTGTAAATAAAACTACATCTCCTCTTTCAGTAAGTTCAACTTTTACATTTTTCCACTCAAAATCAGGAGAAAGTTCAGTTATATAAGAAATAGTTTGCCATGGGAAAATTCTTGTTTTTATTTCGCTGGAATATATTCCAAAACTATAAGTGGGTTTTTTAAAATGGAATGTTCTACATCTCATTTTTATGTATATTTGATTTTCTTCTAATACCTCTCCAACTGCTATGTGATTTGTTGCATCCTGATATGCCTTTTTTATTCTTACTTTCCATATTTTTCTCATTTGTTTTTCCATTTTCACCAAATAATTTTAATGAGAAAAAGTTAAGAAAGAGTAAAGAAATGGTAAAAATTTGGTAAAAAATGATATAACTATATAGGAAGGTTAATTATAAATTCAGTTCCAGAACCAACCTGACTTTTAACTTCTATTTTCCCACTAAGAGAAATAACTGCATTTTTTACAATTGCCAACCCAAGACCTGTCCCACCAGTTTCTTTTGACCTTGATTTATCAACAACATAAAATCTTTCAAAAATTCTTTCAATATCTTTTTCAGGAATTCCAATACCTGTATCTTTAATAGATATAAAAAGGTTATTTCCTAATACCTTACTTTTGATTGTAATTTCCCCATTGTCAGTATATTTAATAGCATTATCTATAAGATTAAATAATATACTTTCAATTAATAACCTATCTGTCATTAAACTATTTTTAATTTCCATATCTACTTTTACTTTTATTTCTTTCTCCTTTATTTTTTTTTCAAAAATCTTTACAATATCATCTGTTATCTCTTTTAAATTAACATTTTCTTTCTGAATTGCTTTTTCTTCAATATAAGAAAGACATAAAATATCATCTAATATATTTATTAATCTATCTGTGTTTTTCATTATAATTTTTATATTCTCTTTTGTATCCCCTTCTACTTCATCATAAATTGTTTCAAGATACCCTTTAATAACTGTTAATGGTGTTTTAATTTCATGAGAAATATTTGCAACAAGTTCTTTTTTTATATTTTTTAGTTGGTATGTCTCTGTTATATCTAAGAAATGAACAGCGACTGTGTTATCAAAAAACTTGAAAACATGACAATTAAAAATTTTATTACCAATTTCAATTTCACTTTGTCTGAATTCTTTATCATTTAATATATCTTTAATACACTCAAATAAATTATAATTATCAAAAAATTCAAGATAATTTTTCCCAATAAATTTTTCTTCATCCCTATTTGAAAAAACAATTTTATTCTCTTTATCTATTATAAAAATAGTTGTTGGAAGAAATTTAAAAAAAGAATAAATTTTTTCTTTCATTTCTTTTATTGTTTTTTCTTTTTTCTCTATTTCTTCCATAATTTCTTCTTCTGTTTTCTGAATAAAAACTATATCTGATTCTTTTTGATAAACATCTTTTTTATACTTTCTTAGATTTTCTTTTAAATTTTTTATAGGCAGGTAATTTAAAAAAGAAATAAGAAAAATAAAAATTAAACAAATAAATATAGGTAAAGAATAAATTTTGTTAAAAAGAATAAAAAAAATAAGTAATAATATATTTGAAATAAGTAATCGGGAAAAATAATTTTTTATCATTCTTCTATTTTATACCCAACTCCTCTTATTGTTTTTATATACTTACCATACTTGCCTAATTTTGCACGAAGATTGTTTATATGAACATCTATTGCTTTTTCTATTGTAAATTTTTCCCCATCCCATAAAAGTTCTATTATCTTGTCTCTTGGAAAAACCCATGATTTTTTAGAAGCAAGGATTAAAAGTATTTTAAATTCAACATAAGTTAGATTAATTCTCTTGTTATTAACTAAAACTTCAAATGTTTTTGGGTCAATAATAATTTCTTTCCCAATATATATCTTTTCAGTTGATAACTCCAACTTATATCTTCTTAAAACAGCCCTTATTCTTGCTAATAATTCTTTTAGAGAAAACGGTTTTGTTATATAATCATCTGCACCAATTTCAAGTCCTAATATTTTATCTCCTTCATCCGTTCTTGCAGTGAGCATTATGACAGGAATTTTTTCTGTTTTTGGATTTGTTTTTATGTTCTTACATACATCAATACCATCCATATCAGGCAGCATAAGGTCAAGAAGAACAAGGTCAAACTTCTCTTTCTCTATATTTTTTAAAAAATCATTTGCGTTTGTATAAGGAAAAGGTAAAAAATTATTTTTTTCTAAATACTTTTTCATAAGATTTAAAATATCAATTTCATCTTCAACTATTGCTATTCTTTCATTCATATTTGTTTTCTCTATATCAGTTTTCTAATTCCTATATTTTGGTTTATATCTTTATAGTAC
This DNA window, taken from bacterium, encodes the following:
- the pstA gene encoding phosphate ABC transporter permease PstA, whose amino-acid sequence is MKKLKQNLWFWVFRICNILILIFFFLIFFFIFIRGFKVINLEFLFSMPKEGMTKGGIFPAILGTIYLVGVSIIFSLILGIGAGIYLSEYARDNYLVRIIKIGINNLAGVPSIIFGLFGFAVFVKLFKFGVSILSGGLTLGILTLPTIIMSTEEALKSVPQSFREASFSLGARKWQTIKNIVLPNSISGILTGAILSIGRAAGETAPILFTAVTFYINKLPKSIFDEVQALPYHIYGLMTEGTQPEFQVPIAYGTALVLLFLVLGMNSIAIFLRIKTRGKKKW
- the pstC gene encoding phosphate ABC transporter permease subunit PstC, giving the protein MTKLKENFIKYILFFLSFLSLFFLLGIVVVLFKEGLPLFKYVSLKDFLFGKEWYPTYEPPSFGALPLILGSLWVTLGALILAIPLGIGASIYLSEIAGRTTKEIIKPIIELLAGIPSVVYGFFGVVILAPFIQKIFDLPVGLCALTASIILGIMAIPTITSIADDAISSVPNNYKEASLALGATKLETIFKVVLPASSGGIITAIILGISRAIGETMTVLMVAGGAAIIPHSFLEPVRPLTATIAAEMGEAVLGGIHYNALFSLGIVLFVITLFFNILSDFLYERFKKRVR
- a CDS encoding phosphate ABC transporter substrate-binding protein, whose product is MKKIFLYLVLTLCLTSFVIAQEKSIILQGSTTVFPVAQRCAEEFIKENPGVSISVRGGGSGVGISALIDKVCDIANSSRPMKKEELKTAISKGIDPKANVIANDAISVIVNPSNPISDLTLSQIKDIYTGKISNWKELGGENQKIVVVSRDTASGTFECFNEIVLKNEKVKPDALMQASNQAIVNIVKRTEGAIGYVGLGYLGSDVKAVKVNGIYPSKETVLNGTYPISRVLFMYTNGTPKGLVKNFIDFVKSKKGQEIVKEEGFVPLE
- a CDS encoding putative porin; protein product: MGRNVIILFFLILLLAFLLKLTISYLSKRKIGTYPEIIKNMLLKLFKSSSIEKNAKKEVKKNKKASREEGLLDKDEYKNKSLEKTTKKGGKMKRKVLLAGIVCFLSFLVSSFASDVDLLIQKLVEKGILTSGEAQTILVETQEEVRKEEAKEREVPKWLDTMKFSGDARLRYEMEDKDPVDRHRGRIRLRYGFETKPNENTEIGVRVATGSSDQKSTNQTLEDVFSSKNIWLDKAYIKYSFNKYISIFGGKFSNPFINTDLVWDGDITPEGIAFQTKFPVGVFINGGFFPLQEDGGWESDPYMTGIQVGYSGKIASRDFKIAVAYYMTEGIEGRTTASVVGAGSAGTGNTIIGGNYIAEYKPIDVVFEFYPFEIQGVPVKLYADYVKNTESEFDKDTGYEIGFTVGKAKKKGTWEFDYNYRDIERDCVPAFLNDSDFNGGGTGSKGHKFGVKYAINDNSTAGITYIVGEGNYVGRGDVNTLQIDYVVNF
- a CDS encoding HAMP domain-containing sensor histidine kinase, which encodes MIKNYFSRLLISNILLLIFFILFNKIYSLPIFICLIFIFLISFLNYLPIKNLKENLRKYKKDVYQKESDIVFIQKTEEEIMEEIEKKEKTIKEMKEKIYSFFKFLPTTIFIIDKENKIVFSNRDEEKFIGKNYLEFFDNYNLFECIKDILNDKEFRQSEIEIGNKIFNCHVFKFFDNTVAVHFLDITETYQLKNIKKELVANISHEIKTPLTVIKGYLETIYDEVEGDTKENIKIIMKNTDRLINILDDILCLSYIEEKAIQKENVNLKEITDDIVKIFEKKIKEKEIKVKVDMEIKNSLMTDRLLIESILFNLIDNAIKYTDNGEITIKSKVLGNNLFISIKDTGIGIPEKDIERIFERFYVVDKSRSKETGGTGLGLAIVKNAVISLSGKIEVKSQVGSGTEFIINLPI
- a CDS encoding response regulator transcription factor, yielding MNERIAIVEDEIDILNLMKKYLEKNNFLPFPYTNANDFLKNIEKEKFDLVLLDLMLPDMDGIDVCKNIKTNPKTEKIPVIMLTARTDEGDKILGLEIGADDYITKPFSLKELLARIRAVLRRYKLELSTEKIYIGKEIIIDPKTFEVLVNNKRINLTYVEFKILLILASKKSWVFPRDKIIELLWDGEKFTIEKAIDVHINNLRAKLGKYGKYIKTIRGVGYKIEE